A window of the Cicer arietinum cultivar CDC Frontier isolate Library 1 chromosome 6, Cicar.CDCFrontier_v2.0, whole genome shotgun sequence genome harbors these coding sequences:
- the LOC101490313 gene encoding probable methyltransferase PMT5, producing MRSSWLNKLWMIFGPKPPVSWLILSVISVLALITVFGSSSSNAIDSSPRRPASLIYTNYRRIKERVAVDYLELKSVSSGGARQRELGLCGKERENFVPCHNVTANLLSGFEQGEELDRHCQVSKEDERCLVRPPKEYKIPLRWPSGRDIIWSGNVKITKDQFLSSGSMTKRLMLLEENQIAFHSEDGLIFDGVKDYSRQLAEMIGLGSDTELSQAGVRTILDVNCGFGSFGAHLLSLKIMAVCIAAYEATGSQVQLSLERGLPAMIGNFIARQLPYPSLSYDMIHCAQCGIIWDEKDGKFLIEVDRVLKPGGYFVLTSPTSKLHGSLREKKRITLNPMEELTQQLCWTLLAQQDETFIWQKTADLECYASRKQHAIRLCKDGDDPQSYYQPLVPCISGTSSKRWIAIQNRSFDSELSPAELEIHGVQPEEFYEDMNFWRSAVDNYWSLLTPLIFSDHPKRPGDEDPLPPYNMIRNVMDMSSNYGGLNAALLEEKKSVWVMNVVPARASNALPLILDRGFAGVMHDWCEPFPTYPRTYDMLHANGLLSQFISERCSMIDLFLEMDRILRPEGWVIFSDTVATIEIARTLATQVRWDARIIDLQNGSDQRLLICQKPFLKK from the exons ATGAGAAGCTCCTGGTTGAATAAATTGTGGATGATTTTCGGTCCTAAACCGCCAGTGAGCTGGTTAATATTAAGCGTTATTAGTGTTCTCGCTCTGATTACAGTGTTCggttcttcatcttcaaatgcGATTGATTCATCGCCTCGGAGACCTGCTTCTCTCATCTACACAAACTATAGAAGGATTAAAGAGCGTGTAGCGGTTGATTATTTGGAGTTGAAATCTGTTTCTAGCGGTGGTGCGAGGCAAAGGGAGTTAGGGCTTTGTGGAAAAGAAAGGGAAAATTTCGTACCGTGTCACAATGTCACTGCCAATTTGTTGTCGGGATTTGAACAGGGGGAAGAGCTGGATCGGCACTGCCAAGTGTCGAAGGAAGACGAACGGTGTTTGGTTCGCCCTCCCAAGGAGTATAAAATTCCGTTGCGTTGGCCAAGTGGAAGGGATATTATATGGAGTGGAAATGTGAAGATAACCAAAGATCAATTTCTTTCGTCTGGAAGTATGACCAAAAG ATTGATGCTACTAGAAGAGAATCAAATTGCCTTTCACTCAGAGGATGGTTTGATCTTTGACGGCGTGAAAGATTATTCTCGCCAACTTGCTGAGATGATAGGGCTAGGAAGTGATACGGAGCTTTCTCAAGCTGGT GTTCGAACTATACTGGACGTTAATTGTGGATTTGGTAGCTTTGGAGCTCATTTGTTGTCACTTAAAATAATGGCGGTTTGTATTGCGGCGTATGAGGCAACTGGCAGCCAAGTTCAATTGTCTCTTGAGAGAGGCCTTCCTGCTATGATTGGCAACTTCATTGCAAGACAGCTTCCGTATCCATCATTATCATATGACATGATTCACTGTGCTCAATGTGGCATCATTTGGGACGAAAAGG ATGGAAAGTTCCTCATAGAAGTCGATCGTGTTCTTAAACCTGGAGgatattttgttttaacatCGCCTACAAGCAAGTTACATGGTTCAttgagagagaaaaagagaatcaCATTGAACCCAATGGAAGAGCTGACCCAGCAACTTTGTTGGACTCTCCTAGCCCAGCAAGATGAGACTTTCATCTGGCAGAAGACTGCTGACCTGGAGTGTTATGCATCTCG CAAGCAGCATGCTATCCGACTATGTAAAGATGGGGATGACCCGCAATCATATTATCAACCTCTTGTTCCATGTATAAGTGGGACTTCTAGCAAGCGTTGGATTGCAATACAGAATAGATCTTTTGATTCAGAGTTGAGTCCAGCTGAGCTTGAAATTCATGGA GTTCAGCCTGAAGAGTTTTATGAAGACATGAATTTCTGGAGATCAGCCGTTGATAACTATTGGTCACTACTTACACCGCTAATTTTCTCTGACCATCCAAAGAGACCTGGAGATGAAGATCCACTTCCTCCATATAACATGATCCGGAATGTTATGGACATGAGTTCTAATTATGGGGGTTTGAATGCTGCACTGCTGGAGGAGAAAAAATCAGTGTGGGTCATGAACGTTGTTCCTGCAAGGGCCTCTAATGCACTTCCTCTCATACTAGATAGAGGATTTGCTGGTGTTATGCATGACTG GTGTGAACCTTTTCCCACCTACCCGCGAACATATGATATGCTTCATGCAAATGGACTTCTGTCACAGTTCATTTCAGAACGGTGCAGCATGATAGACTTATTCTTGGAGATGGATAGGATACTGCGACCAGAG GGATGGGTCATTTTTTCTGATACAGTGGCAACAATTGAGATCGCTCGCACGCTTGCAACTCAAGTACGTTGGGATGCAAGGATAATTGATCTTCAGAATGGCAGTGACCAGCGGTTACTTATTTGCCAGAAAccatttttgaaaaaatga